CGGATGGACCTGCTCGCGGCCGGCGCGCTGCTCGCCGTCGCGGTGCGGCGCGACCGCGACGCGCTGGAGCCGTTCCGCATTCCGGCCGTGATCTTCTTCTTCGCGGCGCTCGCGGTGCTCGCGTGGCTGCATCTGCATTTCCCGCGCTTTCGCGCGGCGAACACGCCGCTGTCGAACGCGGCGCTGTACAGCGTGTCGCTCGTGCTGTGCACGTCGGCCGTCGTGATCGCGCTGCAGTCGAAGGGCATCGTGCGGCGCGTGCTCGCCAACCCGGTGCTCGTGTACGTCGGCACGATCAGCTACACGATCTACCTGATCCACCTGACGATCCTGTACGCAGTGTGGCCGCTGCATTACGGCCGCTATCCGAGCGCCGCGCTCGCGCTCGCGCTGACTCTCGCGTATGCGAGCGCGAGCTGGTTCCTGTTCGAAAAGCGGCTGACGCGCGGCCCGCGCGCGCGACATGCGCTGCCGCAGCCGGCGGTGGCCGGCACGTCGGGCATCCGCTCCTGACGACGGCCCGCGACGACCTTTCATCCCTCCCTCAACACTTCCAGACTCCAGAAAAGGCGGACTTCATGAACGACCGACGCAAAGCGATCATCACCGGCGTATCGGGCCAGGACGGCGCGTATCTGACGAGGCTCCTGCTGGACAAGGGCTATCACGTCGTCGGCACGTACCGCCGCACCAGTTCCGTCAACTTCTGGCGGATGAACGAACTCGGCATCCTCCAGCACCCGGCGCTGGAACTCGTCGAGCACGACCTGACCGACGCGGGCTCGACGCTGCGCCTGCTCGAACGCTCGCACGCGAACGAGGTGTACAACCTCGCCGCGCAGAGCTTCGTCGGCGTGTCGTTCGACCAGCCGGTGACGACCGCCGAAGTCACCGGCATCGGCGCGCTTAACCTGCTCGAAGCGATCCGCGTCGTGAATCCGCAGACCCGCTTCTATCAGGCCTCCACGTCCGAGATGTTCGGCAAGGTCCGCGCGGTGCCGCAGTGCGAGGACACGCCGTTTTATCCGCGCAGCCCGTACGGCATCGCGAAACTGTTCGCGCACTGGTCCACGATCAACTACCGCGAGTCGTACGGAATGTTCGCGACGAGCGGCATCCTGTTCAACCACGAATCGCCACTGCGCGGCCGCGAATTCGTCACGCGCAAGATCACCGACTCGGTCGCGAAGATCAAGCTCGGCAAGCTGCCGATGCTCGAACTCGGCAACCTCGACGCGAAACGCGACTGGGGTTTCGCGCTCGAATACGTCGAAGGCATGTGGCGCATGCTGCAGGCGAGGCAGCCCGACACCTACGTGCTCGCGACCGGCCGCACCGAGACCGTGCGCGACTTCGTGACGATGGCGTTCGCGGCGGCCGGCTATCAGCTCGAATGGTCCGGACGCGGCGAACGCGAAACCGGCGTCGACATCTCGACCGGCCGCACGCTGGTGCGCGTGAACCCGCGCTTCTACCGCCCGGCCGAAGTGGACCTGCTGATCGGCGACGCGAAGAAGGCCCGCGACGCGCTCGGCTGGCACCCGCAGACCTCGCTGGAGCAGTTGTGCCAGATGATGGTCAACGCGGACCTCACGCGCAACGAACACCATGACACCTTCTGACAACCTGGGCGCACGCGCGCTGATCACCGGGCTCGGCGGCTTCACCGGCCGCTACATGGCCGAGCGCCTGCGCGCCGACGGCTACCGGATTCACGGCACCGTGCAGGGCGCCGCGGACCTCGACGCAATCGACGCCGCCGCGCACGACGTTCACGCGGTAGACCTGCGCGACCCGCGCGACGTCGCGGCGGCGATCGACGCGATCCGGCCCGACGTGGTCGTGCATCTGGCCGGCATCGCGAACGTCGCGCACGGCGACATCGCGAACACGTGGCTCGTGAACGTGGTCGGCACGCGCAACCTGCTCGCGGCGCTCGCGCGGCTCGACAGGCCGCCGCGCGCGGTGCTGCTCGCGAGCAGCGCGAACGTGTACGGCAACGCGACCGAAGGCGTGATCGACGAAACCGTGCCGCCGGAGCCGGCGAACGACTACGCGGCGAGCAAGCTCGCGATGGAGTTCGCGTCGCGCACGTTCAGCGCGCGGCTGCCGCTGATCTTCGCGCGGCCGTTCAACTACACCGGCGTCGGCCAGAGCGCGGACTTCCTGCTGCCGAAGATCGTCGAGCACTACGCGCGCCGCGCGAAGACGATCTCGCTCGGCAACACCGACGTGAGCCGCGATTTCTCGGACGTGCGTTTCGTCGTCGATGCCTATGC
The Paraburkholderia caballeronis genome window above contains:
- the gmd gene encoding GDP-mannose 4,6-dehydratase, which gives rise to MNDRRKAIITGVSGQDGAYLTRLLLDKGYHVVGTYRRTSSVNFWRMNELGILQHPALELVEHDLTDAGSTLRLLERSHANEVYNLAAQSFVGVSFDQPVTTAEVTGIGALNLLEAIRVVNPQTRFYQASTSEMFGKVRAVPQCEDTPFYPRSPYGIAKLFAHWSTINYRESYGMFATSGILFNHESPLRGREFVTRKITDSVAKIKLGKLPMLELGNLDAKRDWGFALEYVEGMWRMLQARQPDTYVLATGRTETVRDFVTMAFAAAGYQLEWSGRGERETGVDISTGRTLVRVNPRFYRPAEVDLLIGDAKKARDALGWHPQTSLEQLCQMMVNADLTRNEHHDTF
- a CDS encoding GDP-mannose 4,6-dehydratase; protein product: MTPSDNLGARALITGLGGFTGRYMAERLRADGYRIHGTVQGAADLDAIDAAAHDVHAVDLRDPRDVAAAIDAIRPDVVVHLAGIANVAHGDIANTWLVNVVGTRNLLAALARLDRPPRAVLLASSANVYGNATEGVIDETVPPEPANDYAASKLAMEFASRTFSARLPLIFARPFNYTGVGQSADFLLPKIVEHYARRAKTISLGNTDVSRDFSDVRFVVDAYARLLHAAPRGEIFNVCSGVGRTLGDVLDTLARVAGYRIDVRIDPRFVRPNEVRTLTGSNAKLRDAIGELQPVPLEETLRWMYEDARERYESLRMTA